In the Candidatus Rickettsiella isopodorum genome, CGATAGTTGCTGTTTGACCCGCAAGACATAAATATATTTTTGGCGAATCCTGTTCAAGCGCTAAGGGAGTATGGCATTCGCTACGATTTGGCGTTAGCAATAGTGGGTTAATGTTTATGTTTTCCCTAATAGTCACAGGATCGGTTTTATCAAAAATTCCGATTGCCCAATAAGCTTGTTGATTAAATAGTTTGTTGGGTTTTGCTAATACTTTACGTTGATGTGACGGGGGCGGACTTTTTAAAATGACGTGAGCATTCGATCCTCCTGCACCAAAGGCACTAATTCCTGCATAAAGACAATTCTGTTCAGTTTTCCATTCACACAATTCTTTTTGTAGCTTTAAACGACTATTTTTTAAAGGTAACTGTGGATTTTCAATGCTACAAAAAAGAGAAGGGACTAATGTGCGGTAGTGCATTTGTAGAAGAACTTTTACAATAGAGGCTAAACCTGCCGCTGATTCTAAATGACCAATGTTACTTTTCAGTGAGCCTATACCACATCGTGTTTGCGTTTCTGTTCCATAGGCGGTATTCAAGCCTTCAATTTCAATCGGATCGCCTAACGAAGTTCCTGTGCCATGTGCTTCAACGTAGCTGATTTTATTCGCAGAAAGTTTGGCTTGTTCCAATGCGTTAGAAATGACGATGGCTTGGGATTGAGCAGAAGGAACGGTGAAAGCACTCCCGCGACCCACTGCATTTAATGCACTCCCTTTTATAACCCCATAAATCTTATCTTCATCAACGAGGGCTTGTTTGAATGGTTTGATGACTAATGCGATGGCACCTTCACCAGGGACATAGCCATCTGCGCCGATACCAAAACTATAGCAGCGACCGGTAGGGCTTAAAAATTTCCCCTCACTCAAGAATCGAAATTTACCCGGATGGCACATGATATTGACGCCACCTACTAAAGCGGCTTTGCATTCTTTTAAACGTAAACTATTAATGGCTAGGTGTAGTGCGCTTAAAGAACCAGAACACATGGTATCAACGGATAGGCTGGGCCCTTTAAAATCAAAGTAATGAGAAAGATGATTGGCTATTCCTGCAAAAGAGCTATTAATTAACTTTTGTTGAGACTCTAAAATTTGATAATGGCCATACATAGCCGCAATAAAGACACCGACGTTAGAGGTAAAATTCGAAAAAAAATCACAATCAGCGAGTGCCAAATAGCTTTGATGTAATAAACGGCGTGCTTGCGGATCCATTTTTTCTGCTTCGATCGGTAAAATTTTAAAAAACTGAGCATCAAACATCTCAGCGTGTGTGATGAATCCTCCATGTCTTGCATAATTAGCGCCAGATTTTTGTGGATCGTTAGTAAAGTAATTCCGCCAATTCCATCGAGAAAAAGGAATTTCTTGAATAGCGGATTGACCTTCCTTAAGGAGCTGCCACAACTCAATAATATTGTCTGCTTTAGGAAATTCTCCGGCCATACCAATAATAGCAATATCTTCTTCGCGATCCGTATCGTCGGTTATTAATGTTTCTGATAGCGAAGGTTGCAAGCTATTTTTTTTCTTACTTATGAAAGAATCCGTCATCTTGGTGGGTATTAAAACGTCGTTTAAAGCAGAATAATAATTTTCAATTAAAAATTGTGCGATAGCGCTTATCGTTCCATATTGAAATACTAAGGTTTTAGTAATGCTGATTTGATTCTCGCGATGAGAAAGTGATTGAGAAATGCGAACAGCGATATTAATCGCAATGATTGAGTCTACCCCTTTTTCTAAGAGATAGTCATGATTTTTTAAATCACGTAGCTTAGTACATTTTACGATGATTTCGTGAACCCATGCTTCAATTGATTTCAAGGATAGCGATTTAGAATCCGCTTGTGTTTTTAATGTTAAAGCTGTTTTTTTACTTGTTTGGTCAACAAGACTATAGGCTCCTTGGTATATAGCGGCTATTTCAACGTGCTGTGCTAATAGCTGGCACATCGATGCTAACGCTTTTTGAGGTAACATGGCTTCCAGCAAGGATGTGTTTTCCATTTGCATGCCTGACTCTGATTGCCAGAGTCCCCAATTGATGGAGTACCATTTGCTTAGCGTATTAGTTTTGTTGTTATGGCGGGTGATGGCGTTTAAAAAAGCGTTAGCTGCGGCATAATCGGTTTGACCTATATTGCCAATGATGCCGGAAAGAGAAGAGAATAATATCACCCAATCCAATTTAAAGTCTTTGGCTAATTGTTCTATGACTAAAGTACCACCGACTTTTGGTGTTAATGTTTTTACATAAGTTTCTATTTTTTTTGATCTAAACAAACTATCGTTGAGCGTTCCGGCAAGATGGAAGATTCCGGTAATTTTTCCGTAGTTTTTTTCTAGGTAAGTCGCTATTTCTTTCATTGCAACAAAGTCGCTGCAATCTACTTTAAAGTAAGCTTTAGCGCCGGTTATTTTTAGCTGTTTAGAAAAGACAGGATCTAATTCACGTCGTCCGGTTAAAAAAACTCGACAGCTAAATTCATTTTTTAAATACGTCGCTAAGATTTGTCCTAAAGCACCATTTCCACCGGTTATAATCACATTTCCTTGAAGAAAGGGAGGATGAATGGGTTCTAATGCGATACTAGACCATTGTGTGTAAACTAATTGATTTTGTTGTAATTTAAATTGCTTATAGCCGTGCGAGAAACACGTCTCAAAATAAGTAGGGAAGTTTTGCCAGAAACTATTATCAATCTCTAAGTGACAATACTGAAACGTCGGGACTTCTTGTGTTAGAGATAATGCGCTGCCATGAAATAAACTAGCGGCCATATTATCGGAAGATGAAACTAATAATAGCCGACAAGCAAATGATTGTAAGATTTCGAGTAATTGATAATTAAATTTTGCGGCAGATAGCCATGTGTTTTGATTCAAGGTTTGCTCTTTGTAAGCAAAGATTATATTTTTTCCAAGCGAAGAAAGAAAATTTTTTAAAGCAATATGCAGGCTTTCCCTAGAGAAGACATCCGTATCATTGACATAAAAACGAGTTAAAGTCGGTGTTGCTTTTTTAGATTGGTTATAGAGATTTTCATCATTGGTAAAAAAAAATGTGGCTGAAAAAGGTGGAGGTGTTATTAAATCACAAGGAGTGAATCGTTCACCTAAAATATTATTAATTAAATGTTCCATTTTTAATTATTACTCATGCTAAACAGGATGCACTCAGAGCAATTGGATTTTTGGCAAGGCGCTGTGAAAATGAGCAACCGGAGTGTATTGCAAGATACATGAGGATTGCGAGTTGATCGGCAACGCAGACAAAAATTCAAGTGCGAAGAGTATATAATTAATTTTAATAATACAGGGACAATTAGTTCACATCAACTGCTTAAATACTTTAATAAAAGGATGACAGGTTCTACAAGACTGTGATTTAATAATACAAATAATGGACAAAAAATTAAATCAAAATGGACAATGTAACTGATAATTTAATACTGAACTTTGAGTGTTCAGATAAGATCATTTTCACGCCTAAATGGACCGCTTATTCTTTTTCTTCAGATAAGAAATCTGTCAATAAAGAATTAATTTTTATTATTCCTCGAGATCAGTTTCATCTAAAAGATCGGCTTTCCACAATATTACCTAATGCGGTTATTTTTTTATTAGCGAATGAATCATCGATTTTAGATATTTCACAGCATATCGACAAAACGGAAGCAGTTCATGTTTTCTTTGCTTGCCAAACCAGTTGGCACCAAGGGATCGATGAAACCGCTTATCGTTTGTTTCTTGCCTTGATACAAAAATTGGCTAATAAACGAGTCGCATTGCATTTTGATATTGTCGCAACTAGCGCACTTTATAATCCCTATAGGAGTCATGTGGTACATCCTTTTGATGGTATCTATATTGGCTTTGCTCAAACCATGCAAAAAGAGTTGCTACACTGGACCATTAGAGTATTTAATTTAGATCATTTTAATCAAGAAAACCTTAATAGAATTCTTTATCAAACGTTTGAAAAAAGTGTAACTGGACCTATTCATATCGTTAATAATAAATACTATATCAGTGGTTTAGAGGCATTTACATTCCAACCCAATTTAGCGCAAAAAGATTTTAAAGAAAAAGGGACCTACCTGATTATCGGTGGAAATGGGGGCATTGGTTCTGCGTTAGCAGATTATCTTATACAACGTTACCATGCCCATCTCATTTTAGTGGGTCGGTCTGAACCTAGTCCAGAGCAAAAGGTACGTTACAAAGATCATTCAGTTATTTTTGAAACAGTAGACATTTGCTCGTCACCTTGCGTAGATAAACTTTTTTCTCGACATTCTACTATTAATGGCATTATCCATTCTGCTTTAGTACTCGATGATGCTTCTATTTTGACAATGACAGAATCGCAATTAATTAAGGTTATTGCGCCTAAAGTGCAAGGTACTTTTAATTTGATGAATGCCATTCGTTTTCGACAACTTGATTTTGTTTTATTTTTTTCGTCGATCCAATCTTTTATCGCGAATTCAGGTCAGGCCAATTACACAGCGGCTTGTGTTTGCAAAGATGCCATGGCGCATTTATTAAATGATGCATTTTTAGTAAATAGTAAAATAATTAATTGGGGGTTTTGGGGAAGTGTAGGTATTGTTGCGGATGATTTTTATCGTAACCGTATGAAAGAACTTGAAATTGCTTCCATTGAAGTTCAAGAAGGAATGCGTATTATCGAAAGCTTTTTGCAAAGTGATGTTCGTCAAATCTCGGTTGTGAAGGGTTCGCGTGCCGCCTTACAGCGTTTAGGGATTGAATTGAGTGATGAACATCTTCAAAGCCATTTTCTGTTGGATACAAAATCAAACCATGATAATACGTCGCAATTTATCTCCTCAGTAGTAAATAAATATAATCCGACTAATGCGGATGTCATACGTAATAAAAACTCAATAAAAGCGCTGGATAATTATACTAAATACCGATTGCAACAATTGGTGTTACCCGAACAGGTTATTCCGCGCTATAAACCATTGCAAGCGGCTATTTCAATAATGGATTCAGCCTATTCGCCTCCTATAACATCCGTCTTAGCTTCCTATCCTGAACTGAAACCGCATATTGCACTGCTTGAAAAGTGTTTAGCTCATTTACCGCGAATACTCACAGGGGAGCAAGATGCTTTATCCATTCTATTTCCTGGCGGGAGCTTTGAGCTCGTAGAGCCTATTTATCGTAATAATCCGGTTGCGGATTATTATAATGTTCAAGTTGCGGAGACAGTGCTTAATTATATTCGTGAAAAAATAAAGTTAAGCGATAAAACGATCAGAATATTAGAAGTAGGTGCAGGCACAGGCAGTACGAGTCAAATCGTCATACCCACCATTGCTGACTATAAGGTCAGTTATTATTACACCGATCTATCAGCAGCCTTCTTAAATAAGGCGATGCGTCGCTTTTCTAATTATAATTTTATTAATTATGAAATTTATAATGTTGAAGAACCTTATAAAGAAAGTAACTATTTTGATATTATCATTGCGACAAACGTTATTCATGCGACTCGTGATATCCATAAGACCATCACTAATCTTTATCATGCCTTACGTAGTAAAGGTATTCTTATTTTAAATGAAATTACGGAATGTCAAGATTTTGCGACGCTAACTTTTGGTCTCACAGAAGGTTGGTGGTTAAGTCATGATCCCTTTCGAATCCCCAATAGTCCATTACTGACTATAAAGACATGGCAAGAAGTTTTAACTTCTTGTTGCTTTGATGAGCTTGCAACACACGGCGATAACGGACAGCATATTATTGTAGGTTATGTCGATAAAAAAAATATAAAAACAGATCATGATATCGCTTATTCACTCTTAAGCAACGTAAATAAACCGCTTACCAACAAACATCAAACTATCGATCAGCATCCAATTAAAACCTGGTTAAAAGAATTAATCTCTACGGTTATGTTGCTACCAACCAATGAAATTGAAGATGATTTGCCGTTTAATCAATATGGTATTGATTCGTTGATTGCCATTGAGCTGATTACACCGATGAGTAAAAAATTTGGTTATGTCCCAGCGACGTTATTATTCGAATACCCAACTATTAACCTATTAGCGGATTATTTATCCCAGATTAAAATTGAGTCAACGAGCAATGAAGCTAAAACCTCTGAAGCTTTGGATAAGGTACAAGTCACGGCTACAAACAAAATGATTGATGAGGGAAAGCATGCGTTTTTAAAGGACGATGTAGCCATAATAGGAATTTCTGGGCAATTTCCTATGGCGAGAGATTGTGACACTTTGTGGTCTTTACTGAAAGAAGGAAAATGCACTTTTACAGACGTACCGAAAGAACGCTGGCATGAATCGTTAAGTGATAAATGCTATACCCAAGTGGGTGCATTTCTTGAGGATATCAATGCGTTTGATCATGCATTTTTTAATATTACGCCCATTGAAGCAGAGCGTATGGATCCCCAAGAGCGGTTATTTTTACAAACCGTTTATCATGCCATTCAAGATGCCGGTTTATCACTAGAATCTTTATCTGGAAAAGAAGTCGGTTGTTATGTTGGTGTCATGAATCACGGGTATTCGTGGTTTTCATTGCTCGATAAAACACAAGGGAACCCTAGTTCATTGTTTTGGTCTATTGCCAATCGAGCCTCTTATGTATTTAACTGGAATGGTCCCAGTTTTGCAGTCGATAGCGCCTGTTCTTCATCGCTTACTGCATTGCATACCGCAATATTAGGTTTAAAAAATAGTGACTGTGAAATAGCTGTCGTGGGAGGAGTTAATTTAATTGTGCATCCGCGGCAATATGAAGATTTATGTCAGCTACATATGTTATCACCTCGTGGACAGTGTGAACCTTTTGCAGCAAGTAGTGATGGCATGGTGGATGGAGAAGGTATTGTTTCTATCGTTATCAAGCGGTATCAAGATGCGATAGCTCACCAAGATAAAATTTATGGCGTCATACGGGGTTCCGCTGTAAACGCGGGTGGCAAAGCAAATGGTTATACGGCTCCCAATCCAGATGCGCAAGCGACAATGATTCAAAAAGCGTTACGACGCGCTAAGCTTGAGGAAAGTGATATTGGCTATATCGAAGCGCATGGTACGGGGACAGTATTAGGTGATTCCATTGAAATTCGTGGTTTGACAAAAGCGTTTTCTAAGCTTAAAAAACAATCTATTCCGATAGGATCGCTGAAAGGTAATTTAGGTCATTTAGAATCAGCGGCAGGGTTGGCAGCGGTTGTTAAAGTATTACTTCAATTTAAAAATAAAATGCTTGTGCCGAGTATTGCGTGTGCTAACGAAAATCCTCATCTTCAATTAAGTGATAGTCCTGTTTATGTCAACAAATCGCTAACAACCTGGCCAGAAACCTTACCGATGCGAGCGTGTGTGAGTTCATTCGGTGCAGGCGGGGCTAATGCACATGTCATCATCGAAGCGTGCGATGCTATAAATACGATACAAGAAGAAGAATCTTATTATTTATTCCCACTCTCAGCGCATAGCATGAAGTCATTGCAAACACAAATTAATGATTTACGGCAATTTGTTTTAACGACTCAGGCGAGTATAGCTCAAATCAGTTACGGTTATTGTAATGTGCGCAGCCAACTGAAGTATCGTACAGGTTTCATAGCGAAGGACAAAGCCAGCTTAATTTCAAATTTAAATGTCAGTCTACAGCAACTCTATAATGATCGTACACGCTTTGAGACTATAGATTGTAATGAGGTGTTGAATGAATTTTTACATCGTCAGCGAAGCGATCTATCTTTAGCAAAGCGATTAATGAATGCTTATGTTGCTGGAAATTCTATTCCTTTTGATAAACTTTTTACCAATAGAATGATTGCAACTATTCCAAACTATGCTTTTGACACACATCGGCATTGGGTTGACGCTAAAGAATCGGGTTTTAATCGTCACGAAAGTATTGTTAGCCAGCATACTATTTTAGGCCAACCTATGGCCCCCGCTGCTTTTTCAATTACAAAATTGCTTGAAACTAGCAGTGCGAATGTTTTACAATCCGTCACATGGAAAAATATCATTTTAGATATAAATAAATTTGAATTATCGATAACTGATTCTAGTTTTCAATTGAAAGATAAACGAGTCGCTACGAAAATTTATTGTGAAGGCCTGTTAAGCAAAGAAATACTGAATGATTATAGAGTTAATAGTCACTATGACAATCAAAGCAGATTTATGACGAATCGAGAGATATATCAATACTTCCATGAAATGGGTTATGACTATGGAAATTACTTTCAAGCGATTAAATGGGCCTATGTGAGTCAAGATAATATTTATTCTTTAATTGAAGTCAATCAAGATTGGAACTACAAATTATCACCCGTTATTATTGATGCGGGGTTGCAAAGCGCGATTTTATCTAGGAAACCATCGCACGACAAAAATAATACGATCATGGTGCCTTATTATATTGAAAAGATCATTATTTTTCGCTTTCCTGAAAATGAACCTATTTATTGTCTCTGTAAACCTAAAAAACAGATGAGTGATCTCAGTTTTATCTTTGATATTGAGCTCAGTGATGTTTATGGACGGATTCTCATTCAATTGCTAGGAGTGACTTCTGTGCAGACGTCAATCAATAA is a window encoding:
- a CDS encoding SDR family NAD(P)-dependent oxidoreductase, translating into MDNVTDNLILNFECSDKIIFTPKWTAYSFSSDKKSVNKELIFIIPRDQFHLKDRLSTILPNAVIFLLANESSILDISQHIDKTEAVHVFFACQTSWHQGIDETAYRLFLALIQKLANKRVALHFDIVATSALYNPYRSHVVHPFDGIYIGFAQTMQKELLHWTIRVFNLDHFNQENLNRILYQTFEKSVTGPIHIVNNKYYISGLEAFTFQPNLAQKDFKEKGTYLIIGGNGGIGSALADYLIQRYHAHLILVGRSEPSPEQKVRYKDHSVIFETVDICSSPCVDKLFSRHSTINGIIHSALVLDDASILTMTESQLIKVIAPKVQGTFNLMNAIRFRQLDFVLFFSSIQSFIANSGQANYTAACVCKDAMAHLLNDAFLVNSKIINWGFWGSVGIVADDFYRNRMKELEIASIEVQEGMRIIESFLQSDVRQISVVKGSRAALQRLGIELSDEHLQSHFLLDTKSNHDNTSQFISSVVNKYNPTNADVIRNKNSIKALDNYTKYRLQQLVLPEQVIPRYKPLQAAISIMDSAYSPPITSVLASYPELKPHIALLEKCLAHLPRILTGEQDALSILFPGGSFELVEPIYRNNPVADYYNVQVAETVLNYIREKIKLSDKTIRILEVGAGTGSTSQIVIPTIADYKVSYYYTDLSAAFLNKAMRRFSNYNFINYEIYNVEEPYKESNYFDIIIATNVIHATRDIHKTITNLYHALRSKGILILNEITECQDFATLTFGLTEGWWLSHDPFRIPNSPLLTIKTWQEVLTSCCFDELATHGDNGQHIIVGYVDKKNIKTDHDIAYSLLSNVNKPLTNKHQTIDQHPIKTWLKELISTVMLLPTNEIEDDLPFNQYGIDSLIAIELITPMSKKFGYVPATLLFEYPTINLLADYLSQIKIESTSNEAKTSEALDKVQVTATNKMIDEGKHAFLKDDVAIIGISGQFPMARDCDTLWSLLKEGKCTFTDVPKERWHESLSDKCYTQVGAFLEDINAFDHAFFNITPIEAERMDPQERLFLQTVYHAIQDAGLSLESLSGKEVGCYVGVMNHGYSWFSLLDKTQGNPSSLFWSIANRASYVFNWNGPSFAVDSACSSSLTALHTAILGLKNSDCEIAVVGGVNLIVHPRQYEDLCQLHMLSPRGQCEPFAASSDGMVDGEGIVSIVIKRYQDAIAHQDKIYGVIRGSAVNAGGKANGYTAPNPDAQATMIQKALRRAKLEESDIGYIEAHGTGTVLGDSIEIRGLTKAFSKLKKQSIPIGSLKGNLGHLESAAGLAAVVKVLLQFKNKMLVPSIACANENPHLQLSDSPVYVNKSLTTWPETLPMRACVSSFGAGGANAHVIIEACDAINTIQEEESYYLFPLSAHSMKSLQTQINDLRQFVLTTQASIAQISYGYCNVRSQLKYRTGFIAKDKASLISNLNVSLQQLYNDRTRFETIDCNEVLNEFLHRQRSDLSLAKRLMNAYVAGNSIPFDKLFTNRMIATIPNYAFDTHRHWVDAKESGFNRHESIVSQHTILGQPMAPAAFSITKLLETSSANVLQSVTWKNIILDINKFELSITDSSFQLKDKRVATKIYCEGLLSKEILNDYRVNSHYDNQSRFMTNREIYQYFHEMGYDYGNYFQAIKWAYVSQDNIYSLIEVNQDWNYKLSPVIIDAGLQSAILSRKPSHDKNNTIMVPYYIEKIIIFRFPENEPIYCLCKPKKQMSDLSFIFDIELSDVYGRILIQLLGVTSVQTSINNFMNKLSDTTSMMEAQIYELN